One Gordonia sp. SID5947 genomic region harbors:
- a CDS encoding ferredoxin reductase produces MGWLERFEEPVAGVAARSRGAQWARAAFARITTPLLPDDYLHLANPLWSARELRGKVVSVTPETEDSATIRIRPGWGFAQDYRPGQYVGIGVLMEGRWTWRSYSLTSAPVDVGGGDKTIAITVKAMPEGFLSSHLVRGLQPGTVVRLAAPAGEFVLPEPLPAKILFATAGSGITPIMSMLRMIRHRGQRADIRVIHSTPTPADLLFGQELAAMAAEGVVDLHIQYTRADGKVTPDRLVELAPDWLDRETWACGPSSFLDAVHRMYADAGADDRLHIERFALERGAVGAEGGTVTFGRSGRTADIDGATTLLEAGESAGVMMPFGCRMGICQSCVVMLDKGCVRDLRSGTEHVEGERIQTCISAAAGDCTLGV; encoded by the coding sequence GTGGGGTGGCTCGAGCGTTTCGAGGAACCGGTGGCCGGCGTCGCGGCCCGCAGTCGAGGCGCGCAATGGGCGCGCGCGGCATTCGCGCGGATCACCACCCCGCTGTTGCCCGACGACTACCTGCACCTCGCCAACCCGCTCTGGTCGGCTCGCGAATTGCGGGGCAAGGTCGTCTCGGTGACACCGGAGACCGAGGATTCGGCCACCATCCGCATCCGTCCGGGTTGGGGTTTCGCCCAGGATTACCGACCGGGCCAATATGTCGGCATCGGCGTCCTGATGGAAGGGCGTTGGACGTGGCGGTCGTACTCGCTGACCTCCGCGCCGGTCGATGTGGGCGGCGGCGACAAGACGATTGCGATCACGGTGAAGGCGATGCCCGAGGGCTTCCTCTCGTCACACCTGGTGCGAGGTCTGCAACCGGGAACCGTGGTCCGCCTCGCCGCGCCGGCGGGCGAATTCGTTCTGCCCGAGCCGCTCCCGGCCAAGATCCTGTTCGCGACGGCGGGCAGCGGTATCACGCCCATCATGTCGATGCTGCGAATGATCCGCCACCGGGGGCAGCGCGCCGACATCCGGGTGATCCACTCCACCCCGACACCCGCCGACCTCCTGTTCGGACAAGAACTCGCGGCGATGGCCGCCGAAGGTGTCGTCGATCTGCACATCCAATACACGCGCGCCGACGGCAAGGTGACGCCCGACCGCCTCGTGGAGCTGGCGCCGGATTGGCTCGATCGCGAGACGTGGGCGTGCGGCCCGAGTTCTTTCCTCGACGCGGTCCACCGGATGTACGCCGACGCGGGTGCCGACGACCGACTCCATATCGAACGGTTCGCCCTCGAACGAGGAGCCGTGGGTGCCGAAGGCGGAACGGTCACATTCGGGCGGTCGGGACGGACCGCCGACATCGACGGTGCGACGACCCTGCTGGAGGCCGGCGAATCGGCCGGCGTGATGATGCCGTTCGGTTGCCGGATGGGCATCTGTCAGAGCTGTGTCGTGATGCTGGACAAGGGATGCGTGCGCGATCTGAGGTCGGGGACCGAACACGTCGAGGGGGAGCGGATCCAGACGTGCATCAGTGCGGCGGCGGGCGACTGCACACTCGGCGTGTGA
- a CDS encoding GNAT family N-acetyltransferase: MSPDVPVLTDGVVTLRAHRSSDITRIVEMATDPEMIRWTTVPAPYGRTDAEQFALDDIPRGWSDGTGMGWAIEHEHRHVGNVDVRGTGAIADIGFALHPDARGLGVMKRSVRLAVDHAFGAGKRVVRWEAAVGNMASLRVAHASGFTLDAVVPDGIELRGTIRDTWVGSLRADDSSTPKTTWHASTFETERFRLRPLAETDDERIRETLDDPVSRKYLFERPVPLTLEDAAAERLRKWWTAARGETCTWVVGDLSSDTYLGDITLLDIDEVTGAEAGFYTHPDARGSGVLAEAFPAVVDHALDAMGLRRLTMFAAASNKGSRSLAQTAGFREFGTQELAASSDGVFEDLIGFELRRG; encoded by the coding sequence GTGTCGCCCGATGTCCCGGTCCTGACCGACGGAGTCGTGACGCTGCGTGCGCACCGATCGTCGGACATCACCAGGATCGTGGAGATGGCGACCGACCCCGAGATGATCCGGTGGACAACGGTACCCGCGCCGTATGGTCGCACCGACGCCGAGCAGTTCGCGCTCGACGACATCCCACGCGGATGGTCGGACGGCACCGGTATGGGCTGGGCGATCGAACACGAGCATCGTCATGTCGGCAACGTGGACGTCCGCGGTACCGGGGCGATCGCCGACATCGGCTTCGCCCTCCATCCCGATGCCCGCGGGCTGGGTGTGATGAAACGATCGGTGCGGCTGGCCGTCGACCATGCCTTCGGTGCGGGCAAGCGTGTCGTGCGGTGGGAGGCGGCGGTGGGCAACATGGCCAGCCTTCGGGTCGCGCACGCCTCTGGGTTCACACTCGATGCCGTGGTTCCCGACGGGATCGAGCTCCGGGGCACCATCCGCGACACCTGGGTGGGATCGTTACGTGCCGACGATTCGTCGACGCCGAAGACCACGTGGCACGCGAGCACGTTCGAGACCGAACGCTTCCGACTTCGGCCGTTGGCCGAGACCGACGATGAACGGATCCGGGAGACGCTCGACGACCCGGTGTCACGCAAGTACCTCTTCGAGCGTCCGGTGCCGCTCACCCTCGAGGACGCGGCTGCCGAACGGCTGCGCAAATGGTGGACGGCGGCGCGTGGTGAGACCTGTACATGGGTGGTGGGCGACCTGTCGTCCGACACCTATCTCGGCGACATCACCTTGCTCGACATCGACGAGGTGACCGGCGCCGAGGCGGGCTTCTACACGCATCCGGACGCACGGGGGAGCGGCGTCCTGGCCGAGGCGTTTCCCGCCGTGGTGGACCATGCACTCGACGCCATGGGTTTGCGCAGGTTGACGATGTTCGCGGCAGCCAGTAACAAGGGTTCGAGATCGCTGGCGCAGACGGCCGGGTTCCGGGAATTCGGGACCCAGGAACTCGCGGCCAGTTCTGACGGCGTCTTCGAGGACCTGATCGGATTCGAATTGCGCCGCGGGTGA